The region TGAGATTGAGATTACAAGTGACATCATTGAATCAAGTGAGCGTTTGCCGATTGGTCGTGTTAAGCCTGATACTAAGATTCATATTGTTGACGGTGAAATCGTCATCGCAGGTCCTGGAGTTTCAAAGGGTTATATGAATAACCCAGAGAAAACAGATGAAGCCTTTTATGAAATTGACGGGGTTCCTGCTTATAAAACTGGGGATTTAGGTAAATTTGATGAAAATGGCATCCTCCACTACGGTGGTCGTAAGGACTTCCAGATTAAGCTTCATGGTTACCGAATTGAGCTTGAAGAGGTAAACCACTTCCTTAACCTGTCAAAATATGTCAAGTCAGGTGTGGCTGTTCCTAAGTACGGAGCTGACCACAAGGTTCAAGCCATGATTGCTTACGTGGTACCTGAAGCAAATGATTTTGAAAAAAATATTGAATTGACAAACGCCATCAAGGCAGAGCTTAATGAGTTGATGATGCCCTACATGGTGCCAAGTCGTTTCAAGTATGTAGACAGTCTACCAATTTCTCCAAATGGAAAAATTGACCTTAAGGCTGTAATTGCTGAGGTGAACAAGTAATGCTTGATTTTTTACATAAGATACCGAACTTCGAGGCTTATGGGAATCCACAATACTTTTTCTATCTAGCTATTGCCCTCATTCCAGTAGCAATTGGAATTTACCGCCAGAAGAGATTTCACCTCTATGAGGCCTTGGTACAATTTGTTTTTATCTTCCTGATGTTTACAGGAGGGAAAGTTAACCAAGGTTTAGCTCTTCTTGCCTATATTGTATGGGAATTTGTGATTGTAGGCTCTTATTTGACCTATAGGAAAAATGCAAATAGGACTTGGGTCTTCTATCTGATGACCGTTCTTTCAATCCTTCCCCTAGCAATTGTTAAGCTTTCTCCAGCTCTTTTAGGTCACAATTCCCTATTAGGTTTTATCGGGATAAGTTATTTGACCTTTAGATCGACTGGGATGGTTATGACAGCAAGGGACGGTGTGATATCAGGCTTTAATCCTTGGATGTTCTTTAAATTCGTCCTATTTATGCCGACCTTTACAAGTGGGCCCATAGACCGTTATGAGCGTTTTGAAAAGGACTATGATAATCTACCAACTAAAGATGAATATCTGGATATGATTCAGAAGGCTGTCTGGTATATCATGGTTGGTTTCCTTTTTAAATTCATAATCGCTTATGTCTTAAAAGATATTGCCATGCCTTATGTCGAGGACCGAGCCCTATCTCGTGGTGGCTTTTCTTGGTCACTTCTTGGATACATGTACGTTTACGGGCTTGATCTCTACTTTGACTTTGCTGGTTATTCCCTCTTTGCCGTGGCAATCTCATATATCTTTGGGATTAAGTCACCAATGAACTTTAACAGACCCTTTATTTCAAAGAACTTAAAGGATTTCTGGAACAGATGGCACATCAGCCTAAGCTTTTGGTTTAGGGATTTCGTCTTCATGCGTTTGACCTTTACCCTGATGAAGAAAAAAGTCTTCAAGAGCCGTGTTACTACAGCAAACGTTGCCTACATCCTTAACATGCTTCTCATGGGATTTTGGCACGGGGTTACTTGGTATTATATAGCTTATGGACTCTTCCATGGTCTAGGACTTGTTGTTAATGATGCCTGGCTTCGCTATAAAAGAAAACATAAAAATCAAATTCCACACAATAAATTCACGGAGATTTTTGCAATCTTCCTAACGATTCAGGTGGTCTTTGTGGGATTCTTGATATTCTCAGGATTCCTTGATAAACTATTTTTTAAATAAGAAAATTTGAGAGGAAATATAATATGGAAAACGTAAGAGATGGAATTATTGAAATCATGACTGAGGTTTCAGGAGAAGATGTAACTTCAATGATGGATGAAAACTTCTACGATAATGGATTACTTGATTCAATGGCAACAATTGAAGTGCTTATGAGCATTCAAGATGAGTTTGGAGTGACAATTCCTGTTCTTGGATTTGTCCGTGAAGAGTGGGATACACCAAACAAGGTCATTGCTAAAGTTACGGAGATGCTTGGATGAGACTAATAAAACGCCTGTGGTGGATTTTTGGTCCCTTATTGCTTGCTGCAGGTCTTTTATTTGCTTTACTTGTTTTTACCAAGTCTGACGGTAGATTTTCTGAGAAAATTTTAACACGTGCAGCTTCATCCCTTGAAACACGTATTTTTAAGGGGCGGGCCCACAAGCATGCAGCCTTCACAGACGAAAGTAAAAACTATGTTCCCTTCATGGGTTCAAGTGAGTTGACACGTTTTGACTCCTTTCACCCATCTGTTCTTGCAGACAAGTATAAAAGAGACTACACCCCCTTCCTTCTAGGATATATGGGAACCCAGTCTTTTGCCCAATATTCAGCCATGCAGCCAATAATTAAAGATTTAGCCGGTAAAAAGGTTGTCTTTAGTATTAGTCCCCAGTGGTTTGATCCCAAAAGTCAAAGTAAGGCAGCCTTTCAGACCTTTTACTCAAAACTTCAAGGAATATCATTTTTAAATAATGCAACAGCTTCGCAAGAAGATATTTATGCAGCCAAAAGATACCTTGAGATGGATATTCAAAATGGTGGTCTCTTCAAGCAGATAGCTGACGGAAAGCCACTTTCTGATTTGCAAAAGAAGAAGAGTGTCTTTGAAGAAAATATCTTGGCCAATGAGGATTTACTTTTTTCTCATTTCGATATGACGGATAATTATGACAAGAAGATTCTTCCAAGAGAGGCTGATCTTCCCGATACTTATGACTATAATGTCTTGGATCAACTAGCTATTAAGGAAGCTAAGGCCAATACGACCAATAATAATTTTGGCATTAAGAATAGCTTTTATAATGAGCGTCTGAGGGAAAGTGTCGGTAAACTTAAGGGTACTCAGGCAGGCTTTGACTATACAAAGTCAGTTGAATACAACGACTTCCAGTTGGTTTTAAATGAATTTGCTAAAAATAATGTCGAAGTCCTCTTTGTAATTCCACCCATTAATCAAAAGTGGATTGACTACACAGGTCTTCGCCCTGAAATGTACCAAGCAACTGTTAAGAAAATCAAGTATCAGTTAGAGTCACAAGGCTTTACCCATATTGCTGACTTATCCCATGCTGGTGTAAATGAATATTACATGCAGGATACCATTCATATTGGTTGGCGGGGTTGGCTTGATTTAGATACCTATATCAACCCCTTCTTGACAGGAAGCACTGGAAAATCAACCTATAATCTAAATAATACAGAGTTTCTTTCAAAAAATTGGGCAACCATGGACCCAGCAGATATTACAGACTTTAAGGAAAATTAATCAAATAAGAGATTGGCGGAGGGACAGATGCGTTTGTTGAAAAATCTATTTTTAGATAAAGAAGCAGAAGAAAAATCTCCTTTGGCTAATCCAGCGATTTTTATTCCTGGAAGCAGTGCTGGAAAAAATCGTTTTGATTTGACCTTTAAAATGCTTGGCATTAATCCTAAGGATGTTTTGAAGCTTAAGATAAATGCAGATCATGTTATTTCCTGTACGGGATCTTATCGAGGTTATATTGTAATTTCCTTTGATGATAATCGGGATGGGCATAAAAATATACAAAAACAGGCTGAACTTTTGGATTCAGCCTTTGCCTATTTGTCAAGCAAGTATAATTTTCATGAATTTAATGCCATTGGTCATTCCAATGGAGGTCTCAATTGGACTATTTTCTTGGAAAAATATTTTAATAAGTATCATAAAAAAATCAACAACCTGGTGACAATCGGCAGCCCCTTCAATCTTAATCACGGACGCGGTCGTAAATCCCCCATGCTCATTAATTTGATAGCTGGTAAAAAGAAGCTTCCAAGATACATGAATGTTTACACGATTGTAGGACTTGATGATAGCCTGGTCAAGCCTCACAGTGCTTATTCAGCCATAGATGTCTTTTACAAAAGAGTGGCGAATTTTACACAGATAAGTTTATCAGGCTTTAAGAGTCACCACTCTATCTTGCCTCACAATCAGGATACGGTGAATCTTTTGGCAAAAATTTTACAAATTTGACTTTGTTGACGATAATCTAAATTAAATATATAATTTCGTTAGGGAAGAGTAGCCTTTGAAATGGTTTCAGGGAGTTGGCGGTGAGTGCAAGCCAATACCAGGAAGATTGCGAATGGACCCTAGTATGATTGATTTGAAAAAATAAAAATCACGGCCACCACCGTTATCAGGCAGTCGTTATCTGACGACTTGAGAGGCAGAATCTGCCTAAATTGTGGTGGTACCGCGAATACATTCGCCCGCAGACTTGTGTCTGTGGGCTTTTTATATTATTAAAGGAGAAAAAATGAAAGAAATTATTCTAACGGGTGATAGACCCACTGGAAAGCTTCACATCGGACATTATGTTGGATCACTTAAAAACCGCGTAATCCTTCAAGATCAAGATAAATACGATTTGTTCGTCTTTTTGGCTGATTTACAAGCCCTAACTGATCATGCAAAAGACCCTAAAAAAATTATTGAAAGTATTGGTGAAGTAGCACTTGACTACCTGGCTGCAGGTCTTGACCCTAAAAAGTCAACCATCTTCATTCAAAGCCAGATTCCTGAGCTTGCTGAACTTACCATGTACTATATGAATCTTGTAAGTGTGGCTCGTCTTGAGAGAAATCCCACAGTCAAATCTGAAATCGCCCAAAAGGGCTTTGGAGAAAGCATTCCAGCAGGTTTCCTTGTGTATCCAGTTTCTCAGGCGGCAGATATTACAGCCTTTAAGGCCAATTTAGTACCAGTTGGGACTGACCAAAAGCCAATGATTGAGCAAACCCGTGAGCTGGTTCGTGCCTTTAATAATGCCTATAATACTGACGTTCTGGTAGAACCAGAGGGAATTTATCCAGAACATGAAAGTGCTGGCCGCCTTCCAGGCCTCGATGGGAATGCCAAAATGTCTAAGTCCTTAAATAATGGGATTTATTTATCTGATGACATGGATACGCTCAAGAAAAAGGTTATGAGCATGTACACTGACCCCAACCACATTCGTGTTGAGGATCCAGGACAGATTGAAGGAAACATGGTCTTCCACTATCTTGATGTTTTTGGTCGTCCAGAAGATGCAGAAACTATTGCTGAGATGAAGGCCCATTATGCAGCTGGAGGTCTTGGTGATGTTAAGACCAAACGTTATCTACTGGATATTCTTGACCGTGAACTTTCACCCATCCGTGAACGTCGTCTTGAATATGCTAAGGACATGGGAGCGGTCTATCAGATGCTTAAAGAAGGTAGTGAAAAAGCACGTGCTGTTGCTGCAGTTACTCTTGACCAAGCTAAAAATGCCATGGGAATTAACTATTTCAAATAAAGTAAAAAAGAGCAGAATTGCTCTTTTTTACTTTACACTTTACATTCTAAATGCTTATATAATAAGGAGTTATATATGTAAATTTACATAGATTTACAGTTATTAAAAAAGGTGAAATACATATGCTAAGGTCCAAATTAAGGGAGTAATGATACCCCAGAAGATTAGCATAATTGGGCGGGCAATATCATCTTTCCACCAGAGAAATTTATCACTTTTAGCCTGCTTGCTGGACTTGTAGTGTCCCACTGTTAAAGGATATTTTCTATCCAGTCGTGGTTGCCACAAGCTTAGTCTGATATATTTTAAGAGGGGCCAGAGAGCTAAGAAGGCAAATAACCAGAAAAGAGCACTAAATATTTGAAGAAGATTATTATTAATAAAGGATAAAGAAGCTCCAAGTCCAAGCATAAGGACGAATAAAAGAAGTTTTAAAATATCAAAAAGCTTATCTTCTCCCTCCCTTTGAAGCATTTGCTTGGAAAAATTTTGTGAGTATTCTTCAAGTTCTTGGTTTTTATTTTGCCCCTCATCTTGCTCGAATAAATCAATAATTTCAACATCTAGGGCACGAGCTACTGACTTTAGGGTTTCAAGGCTTGCATCATCTCCACCTTCTAGGCGTTGAATGGTCCTGATACTAAGACCACTTTTTTCAGCCAAGGCTTCTTGGGTTAGTCCTTGCCCCTTCCTTAGTTGGGCTATGGTTGTCTTATTTTTCAATTTAAAAATCCTCCTTGATTTATTGAGACAATTGTACAATTTTTAAGACTTAAATAATAGGACAGTAGCCTGTCAATAGGCTGACAGTTTGCCGCCAGCTACAATCTAGCTATAATACAGTAAAAACTAGCTTTACATTCATGTAAAGCTAGTTTTTAATCTTTCATGATATTAAACCACTTGTCCATTTCATCAAGAAATTTTTTTGATTTCAAGTGAAGTCCTACATACTCGTCATAAAGTTCATTTACAAACTCCCGAATTTTCTTTTTAAGCTCTGGCTTAAGGCTAATACTTTCTAGTTTATCAAGATCAACCCTTGTAAAGATGTTTACAAAATATAAAACATTAGGATCCAGGTGACTCCGTCTTTCATCTTCAAAAAAATGATTGGGACAAAGGGCCCCGCTGTATTTAAAGGAAAAATCAAGGGGAAGGTCTCGCCTATGACAGAAGGCACATTCTGAAAAGTTAAGCTCGATTCCAAAGTGAGGTAGGAGCTGAATTTCAAAGATATTTGTAATGATTTCTGGGTCAAATCCCCCTTCAATCAGATCAATGCTTCTAGTTAAAAACTTGTAAAGGGGTTTGTCAACTTGATTGTCAGGGAGAGCTGCGTCGGCAAGAGCCATCATATAGGTTGTATGGGCATTT is a window of Streptococcaceae bacterium ESL0729 DNA encoding:
- the dltB gene encoding D-alanyl-lipoteichoic acid biosynthesis protein DltB, which encodes MLDFLHKIPNFEAYGNPQYFFYLAIALIPVAIGIYRQKRFHLYEALVQFVFIFLMFTGGKVNQGLALLAYIVWEFVIVGSYLTYRKNANRTWVFYLMTVLSILPLAIVKLSPALLGHNSLLGFIGISYLTFRSTGMVMTARDGVISGFNPWMFFKFVLFMPTFTSGPIDRYERFEKDYDNLPTKDEYLDMIQKAVWYIMVGFLFKFIIAYVLKDIAMPYVEDRALSRGGFSWSLLGYMYVYGLDLYFDFAGYSLFAVAISYIFGIKSPMNFNRPFISKNLKDFWNRWHISLSFWFRDFVFMRLTFTLMKKKVFKSRVTTANVAYILNMLLMGFWHGVTWYYIAYGLFHGLGLVVNDAWLRYKRKHKNQIPHNKFTEIFAIFLTIQVVFVGFLIFSGFLDKLFFK
- the dltC gene encoding D-alanine--poly(phosphoribitol) ligase subunit DltC, translated to MENVRDGIIEIMTEVSGEDVTSMMDENFYDNGLLDSMATIEVLMSIQDEFGVTIPVLGFVREEWDTPNKVIAKVTEMLG
- the dltD gene encoding D-alanyl-lipoteichoic acid biosynthesis protein DltD, whose amino-acid sequence is MRLIKRLWWIFGPLLLAAGLLFALLVFTKSDGRFSEKILTRAASSLETRIFKGRAHKHAAFTDESKNYVPFMGSSELTRFDSFHPSVLADKYKRDYTPFLLGYMGTQSFAQYSAMQPIIKDLAGKKVVFSISPQWFDPKSQSKAAFQTFYSKLQGISFLNNATASQEDIYAAKRYLEMDIQNGGLFKQIADGKPLSDLQKKKSVFEENILANEDLLFSHFDMTDNYDKKILPREADLPDTYDYNVLDQLAIKEAKANTTNNNFGIKNSFYNERLRESVGKLKGTQAGFDYTKSVEYNDFQLVLNEFAKNNVEVLFVIPPINQKWIDYTGLRPEMYQATVKKIKYQLESQGFTHIADLSHAGVNEYYMQDTIHIGWRGWLDLDTYINPFLTGSTGKSTYNLNNTEFLSKNWATMDPADITDFKEN
- a CDS encoding alpha/beta hydrolase, which produces MRLLKNLFLDKEAEEKSPLANPAIFIPGSSAGKNRFDLTFKMLGINPKDVLKLKINADHVISCTGSYRGYIVISFDDNRDGHKNIQKQAELLDSAFAYLSSKYNFHEFNAIGHSNGGLNWTIFLEKYFNKYHKKINNLVTIGSPFNLNHGRGRKSPMLINLIAGKKKLPRYMNVYTIVGLDDSLVKPHSAYSAIDVFYKRVANFTQISLSGFKSHHSILPHNQDTVNLLAKILQI
- the trpS gene encoding tryptophan--tRNA ligase, translated to MKEIILTGDRPTGKLHIGHYVGSLKNRVILQDQDKYDLFVFLADLQALTDHAKDPKKIIESIGEVALDYLAAGLDPKKSTIFIQSQIPELAELTMYYMNLVSVARLERNPTVKSEIAQKGFGESIPAGFLVYPVSQAADITAFKANLVPVGTDQKPMIEQTRELVRAFNNAYNTDVLVEPEGIYPEHESAGRLPGLDGNAKMSKSLNNGIYLSDDMDTLKKKVMSMYTDPNHIRVEDPGQIEGNMVFHYLDVFGRPEDAETIAEMKAHYAAGGLGDVKTKRYLLDILDRELSPIRERRLEYAKDMGAVYQMLKEGSEKARAVAAVTLDQAKNAMGINYFK
- a CDS encoding helix-turn-helix transcriptional regulator: MKNKTTIAQLRKGQGLTQEALAEKSGLSIRTIQRLEGGDDASLETLKSVARALDVEIIDLFEQDEGQNKNQELEEYSQNFSKQMLQREGEDKLFDILKLLLFVLMLGLGASLSFINNNLLQIFSALFWLFAFLALWPLLKYIRLSLWQPRLDRKYPLTVGHYKSSKQAKSDKFLWWKDDIARPIMLIFWGIITPLIWTLAYVFHLF
- the recO gene encoding DNA repair protein RecO — its product is MKEDRCQALVLYTRNYREKDKLAKIFTADFGKRMFFIKNAPKSKINGALQPACESEMILQINGNGFSFIKDLSHPNFHKKIAEDIFLNAHTTYMMALADAALPDNQVDKPLYKFLTRSIDLIEGGFDPEIITNIFEIQLLPHFGIELNFSECAFCHRRDLPLDFSFKYSGALCPNHFFEDERRSHLDPNVLYFVNIFTRVDLDKLESISLKPELKKKIREFVNELYDEYVGLHLKSKKFLDEMDKWFNIMKD